One window from the genome of Hyalangium gracile encodes:
- a CDS encoding response regulator: protein MTPVDTEPRLAAVPRRRRVLLVDDSATFLHAVMEELRKDGHELITAGTAEEALALLKTQMVDCILMDLVLPGMDGIAASSIIRSNPKMATVPLLMFTARFESQTMAEALAAGVDAFCPKASDLSLLRSQVRNLLRRRTTESELPAITTPRAPSKAEANPGTLFDRVVACSGLPPVIAATTVARACHRANVDPEILDEEKLLRSLPFIREALRIFLTEHETRKRMVHIEALANVARLASAAGAR, encoded by the coding sequence ATGACACCCGTAGACACCGAGCCGAGGCTGGCAGCCGTCCCGCGCCGCCGCCGGGTCTTGCTGGTGGATGACAGCGCCACCTTCCTCCACGCCGTCATGGAGGAGCTGCGCAAGGATGGGCACGAGCTGATCACCGCGGGCACCGCCGAGGAGGCGCTCGCGCTGCTCAAGACCCAGATGGTGGACTGCATCCTGATGGACCTGGTGCTGCCAGGGATGGATGGCATCGCGGCCTCGAGCATCATCCGCTCCAACCCGAAGATGGCCACCGTGCCGCTGCTGATGTTCACCGCGCGCTTCGAGAGCCAGACGATGGCGGAGGCGCTCGCGGCCGGGGTGGATGCGTTCTGTCCCAAGGCCAGTGACTTGTCGCTGCTGCGCTCCCAGGTGCGCAACCTGCTGCGGCGGCGGACGACGGAGTCCGAGCTCCCGGCCATCACGACGCCGCGCGCCCCCTCGAAGGCGGAGGCCAACCCGGGCACGCTGTTCGATCGCGTGGTGGCGTGCAGCGGCCTGCCTCCGGTGATCGCCGCGACGACCGTGGCGCGCGCGTGCCACCGCGCCAACGTGGATCCGGAGATCCTGGACGAGGAGAAGCTCCTGCGGTCCCTGCCCTTCATCCGCGAGGCGCTGCGCATCTTCCTGACCGAGCATGAGACGCGCAAGCGCATGGTGCACATCGAGGCGCTGGCGAACGTGGCGCGCCTGGCGTCGGCGGCGGGGGCCCGGTAG
- a CDS encoding SIR2 family NAD-dependent protein deacylase, with translation MTPKLPGLLVRYIQEKRCVVFVGAGLSAGAGLPMWGKLLELSIEELGRALPDGESHQDELRELVKRGKLLEVAEFCREKLGSSYHQFLTEKVRGDQAALPRTHELLMHLPFSAWVTTNYDKLLERAYSKVLGGYPRTLTHKDTEALGRLLFEGGRFILKAHGDIDQPNTVVLTSHDYSEIIHANPAFNEAFTGLLLTKALFFVGYSLSDPDFRLLMDRQLTHFKGFVPDRFALMMDVGPVEREVLWRTARIRVISYEKDRHEQVLHFLESLQSAVLPPPPPPQGGGVKHQAPVPATAGSVSGVVSHNQAVPAKTGPAWLSFNQTPEAAPAAAPAPIPSPASATSKPPAAPPGAAPPQTAQTFKPSLESFSLDDELGDALEEGVPAESVAEELPLDASGPDMLALGRFKNGLVKLRLSRQGREVAEEIGRAALNREMALVLQQAVGEGLGGELPASRYAELTRVFERQEVRKVLDVLGASGAASQEPLLLRVPPRLSRFPWELLPIQGQPMCLQRKLVRVPVGVPAKSRGAPPVRSAPRVLLVEGRGAAGGGSARELERIARQYQGARGFSCTVLQGSDATFTRVMAELDAALPDLLHYTGFVGRRDGELFLGLAGDVDLSEGTLRSILSRGRLPFLVLNAPSSAFAPPVLGWYLTDARAQRMPAPISPGTVFEGREGFLDMATELGVGAFVGAFDMPGAEAGATFMAALHRDLLTGLPIADAVLRARQEVRKAFPDSPTALQYVLSGNGELQLWDSRREDSLE, from the coding sequence ATGACTCCGAAGCTGCCCGGGTTGCTCGTCCGCTACATCCAGGAGAAGCGGTGCGTGGTGTTCGTCGGCGCGGGCCTGTCGGCCGGGGCCGGGCTGCCCATGTGGGGCAAGCTGCTCGAGCTGAGCATCGAGGAGCTGGGGCGCGCGCTGCCGGACGGGGAGAGCCACCAGGACGAGCTCCGGGAGCTCGTGAAGCGGGGCAAGCTGCTGGAGGTGGCGGAGTTCTGCCGGGAGAAGCTGGGCTCGTCCTACCACCAGTTCCTCACGGAGAAGGTGCGCGGAGACCAGGCCGCGCTCCCCAGGACGCACGAGCTGCTGATGCACCTGCCCTTCAGCGCGTGGGTGACGACCAACTACGACAAGCTGCTGGAGCGCGCCTACTCGAAGGTGCTGGGCGGCTATCCGCGGACGCTGACCCACAAGGACACGGAGGCGCTGGGCCGGCTGCTCTTCGAGGGCGGCCGGTTCATCCTCAAGGCGCACGGGGACATCGATCAGCCCAACACGGTGGTGCTCACCTCGCACGACTACAGCGAGATCATCCACGCCAACCCCGCCTTCAACGAGGCCTTCACCGGCCTGCTGCTCACCAAGGCACTCTTCTTCGTGGGCTACTCGCTGTCGGATCCGGACTTCCGGCTGCTGATGGACCGGCAGCTCACCCACTTCAAGGGCTTCGTCCCCGATCGCTTCGCGCTGATGATGGACGTGGGGCCCGTGGAGCGGGAGGTGCTCTGGCGCACGGCGCGCATCCGCGTCATCTCCTATGAGAAGGACCGGCACGAGCAGGTGCTGCACTTCCTGGAGTCGTTGCAGTCCGCGGTGCTCCCGCCGCCGCCGCCGCCCCAGGGTGGGGGTGTGAAGCACCAGGCCCCCGTGCCGGCAACGGCCGGGTCCGTCTCCGGGGTCGTCTCGCACAACCAGGCCGTGCCCGCGAAGACGGGGCCTGCCTGGCTGAGCTTCAACCAGACGCCCGAGGCCGCGCCGGCGGCAGCCCCGGCTCCGATTCCGTCTCCGGCGTCCGCGACGAGCAAGCCGCCCGCCGCGCCCCCGGGTGCCGCGCCTCCTCAGACGGCCCAGACCTTCAAGCCCTCGTTGGAGTCGTTCTCCCTGGATGACGAGCTGGGGGACGCCTTGGAAGAGGGCGTGCCGGCCGAGTCGGTGGCCGAGGAGCTCCCGCTGGATGCTTCCGGGCCGGACATGCTCGCCCTCGGCAGGTTCAAGAACGGGCTGGTGAAGCTCCGGCTGAGCCGCCAGGGCCGGGAAGTGGCCGAGGAGATCGGGCGAGCGGCGTTGAACCGGGAGATGGCGCTGGTCCTGCAGCAGGCCGTGGGTGAGGGCCTGGGCGGGGAGCTGCCGGCCTCGCGCTACGCGGAGCTCACGCGGGTCTTCGAGCGGCAGGAGGTGCGCAAGGTCCTCGACGTGCTGGGAGCCAGCGGCGCCGCGTCGCAGGAGCCGCTCCTGCTGCGTGTGCCTCCCCGCCTGTCGCGCTTCCCCTGGGAGCTGCTGCCCATCCAGGGCCAGCCGATGTGCCTCCAGCGCAAGCTGGTCCGTGTGCCCGTCGGTGTCCCGGCCAAGTCCCGAGGGGCTCCTCCGGTTCGTTCAGCTCCTCGCGTCCTGCTCGTCGAGGGACGAGGCGCGGCTGGAGGTGGTTCGGCCCGCGAGCTCGAGCGCATCGCACGGCAGTACCAGGGCGCGCGCGGGTTCTCCTGCACCGTTCTCCAGGGCTCGGACGCGACCTTCACCCGCGTCATGGCGGAGCTGGATGCCGCGCTGCCCGATCTCCTCCACTACACGGGCTTCGTGGGCCGCAGGGACGGCGAGCTCTTCCTGGGGCTCGCGGGGGACGTGGACCTCTCGGAAGGCACCTTGCGCTCCATCCTCAGCCGCGGACGCCTGCCGTTCCTGGTGCTGAACGCCCCCTCCTCGGCGTTCGCTCCGCCGGTGCTGGGGTGGTACCTCACGGACGCTCGCGCCCAGCGGATGCCCGCTCCCATCTCCCCGGGCACCGTCTTCGAAGGGCGCGAGGGCTTCCTGGACATGGCCACCGAGCTGGGCGTGGGCGCCTTCGTCGGAGCCTTCGACATGCCGGGCGCGGAGGCCGGAGCGACCTTCATGGCCGCCCTTCACCGCGATCTGCTCACCGGCCTGCCCATCGCGGACGCCGTCCTTCGAGCCCGGCAGGAGGTCCGCAAGGCGTTTCCGGACAGCCCCACGGCCCTTCAATACGTCCTCAGTGGCAATGGGGAGCTGCAGCTCTGGGACTCGCGCCGGGAGGATAGCCTGGAATGA
- a CDS encoding ABC transporter substrate-binding protein translates to MMPRLASLLLLAVLGFSSAAGAAPPQAAPRFLGPKKEGKVRRVVTLAPSLTDMVIAMGARDTLVGVSRFDTDKAVADLPRVGGFVDPSVEAVIALEPDLVLVQPGPGNQRPVERMAELGVPVLLLPLHSVADTLAALRAVGQALGHIKEAEALSSRIEATRARIREAAKKLPTRRVLLAYGFEPLVVAGPGSFADELLRDAGAINVAGDGGSAYPVYSVERAVRIRPDVVVDAADVDVGKEKIQSLPGLSDARWVEVPSFALLQPGPSLARGLEELFGLLHPGVQVR, encoded by the coding sequence ATGATGCCGCGCCTCGCCTCACTGCTCCTGCTCGCCGTGCTGGGCTTCTCCAGCGCGGCGGGTGCCGCCCCTCCGCAAGCCGCGCCCCGCTTCCTCGGGCCGAAGAAGGAGGGGAAGGTGAGGCGCGTGGTGACGCTGGCCCCGTCCCTCACGGACATGGTCATCGCCATGGGGGCCCGCGACACGCTCGTGGGCGTCTCCCGCTTCGATACCGACAAGGCCGTGGCGGACCTGCCTCGGGTGGGGGGCTTCGTGGACCCTTCCGTGGAGGCCGTCATCGCGCTCGAGCCGGACCTCGTCCTCGTCCAGCCGGGGCCCGGCAACCAGCGGCCCGTGGAGCGCATGGCGGAGCTGGGCGTCCCCGTGCTCCTGCTGCCCCTGCACAGCGTGGCGGACACGCTCGCCGCCCTGCGCGCGGTGGGGCAGGCGCTCGGACATATAAAGGAGGCGGAGGCGCTCAGCTCCCGCATCGAGGCCACCCGCGCCCGGATCCGCGAGGCGGCGAAGAAGCTCCCCACGCGCCGGGTGCTCCTGGCCTATGGCTTCGAGCCCCTCGTCGTGGCCGGGCCCGGCTCCTTCGCAGACGAGCTGCTGCGGGACGCGGGCGCCATCAACGTCGCGGGCGATGGCGGCTCCGCATACCCCGTCTACTCCGTGGAACGCGCGGTGCGCATCCGCCCGGACGTGGTGGTGGACGCCGCGGATGTGGACGTGGGCAAGGAGAAGATCCAGTCTCTGCCCGGGCTGTCCGACGCGCGCTGGGTGGAGGTGCCCTCCTTCGCGCTGCTGCAGCCCGGGCCCTCGCTGGCGCGGGGGCTCGAGGAGCTGTTCGGCTTGCTGCATCCGGGCGTCCAGGTTCGCTGA
- a CDS encoding TonB-dependent receptor plug domain-containing protein, whose translation MGQSFLATAAVGLALSLSGVVRAQSAPEADAPISPEPEGGEVISVPTVEVSAPRVVEPLDSASQRDPSGALTVIQTSDYGGAAKDAAEVLSTSTGVQVQDSGGYGQSKNVVVRGAAPTGVALLLDGVPLNGAGGIADLSRVPLALVERFEVLRGGAGTRYGSGGLGGVVNVITHRPGSEARVAGEATYGSWGTRLGWLSATGPLAGVEALLLLHGGQSEGDFSFLFDPSPAFPGDALVERRRTNNDARGAGGLLRLRHELSGGFEVDLLGELSADDRGLAGTATNPLPDARQSTGRLATSLRLSGELEGARGSARAWFRGDRIALSNGPPSEQASQVQRVGGAELEARKLLAGWHGVSAALTVSAEDVTGVEDNAADGARPGWVRASAMVMDEMVLAGGLLLVAPSLRVERAGSYTLLSPKVGATLELPGGLELRANVGQAHRAPSFLELYVRQGVLLPNPALRPERALYADMAVVHRTEHSLASVGGFYSLYEDLILYELYPPFAAKPYNFAAASVTGLEAEGEWRPYPWLAGTLGYTLLVSRNLRDDPRYYRKELPYRPRHKLNARVSGGPRWLTGRVEVAAQSAQFTNRTEEAVLPGRTFVHAGLSSSWGRSPELTVSVELKNVFDVHAEDLDGYPLPGRSAYATLAVAFGGPSPTNTQQRMDSR comes from the coding sequence ATGGGGCAGTCATTCCTCGCCACGGCCGCGGTGGGCCTGGCGCTCAGCCTGAGTGGAGTCGTACGGGCCCAGAGCGCGCCCGAGGCCGACGCCCCCATCTCCCCCGAGCCCGAGGGCGGCGAGGTCATCTCCGTTCCCACCGTGGAGGTCAGCGCGCCTCGCGTCGTCGAGCCACTGGACTCCGCGAGCCAGAGGGACCCCAGCGGCGCGCTCACCGTCATCCAGACGTCCGACTACGGCGGAGCCGCGAAGGATGCCGCCGAGGTGCTCTCCACCTCCACCGGCGTGCAGGTGCAGGACTCCGGCGGCTACGGGCAGAGCAAGAACGTGGTGGTCCGAGGCGCGGCTCCCACCGGCGTGGCCCTGCTGCTGGATGGGGTTCCGCTCAATGGCGCGGGAGGCATCGCCGATCTGTCCCGCGTGCCGCTGGCGCTGGTGGAGCGCTTCGAGGTGCTGCGCGGCGGGGCCGGCACGCGCTACGGCTCGGGCGGGCTGGGCGGCGTGGTGAACGTCATCACCCATCGCCCCGGCTCGGAGGCTCGCGTGGCCGGCGAGGCCACCTATGGAAGCTGGGGCACGCGCCTGGGTTGGCTGTCCGCGACGGGGCCGCTGGCCGGTGTGGAGGCGCTGCTGCTGCTGCACGGCGGTCAGTCCGAGGGAGACTTCTCCTTTCTCTTCGATCCGAGCCCGGCGTTTCCTGGCGATGCGCTCGTCGAGCGGCGCCGGACCAACAACGATGCGCGGGGCGCGGGCGGGCTGCTGCGGCTGAGGCATGAGCTGAGCGGTGGCTTCGAGGTGGACCTGCTCGGAGAGCTGTCCGCGGATGACCGGGGCCTGGCGGGCACCGCGACCAACCCGCTGCCGGACGCGAGGCAGAGCACGGGGCGCCTGGCGACGAGCCTGCGGCTGTCGGGAGAGCTCGAAGGCGCGCGAGGCTCCGCGCGGGCCTGGTTCCGGGGAGACCGCATCGCCCTGTCCAACGGGCCTCCGTCGGAGCAGGCCTCCCAGGTCCAGCGGGTGGGTGGAGCGGAGCTGGAGGCGCGCAAGCTGCTGGCGGGCTGGCACGGCGTGTCCGCGGCGCTGACGGTGTCCGCAGAGGACGTCACCGGCGTGGAGGACAACGCGGCGGATGGCGCTCGCCCGGGCTGGGTGCGCGCCAGCGCCATGGTGATGGACGAGATGGTGCTGGCGGGAGGACTCCTGCTCGTCGCGCCCTCCCTGCGCGTGGAGCGCGCGGGCTCGTACACGCTCTTGTCTCCGAAGGTGGGGGCCACGCTGGAGCTGCCCGGGGGCCTCGAGCTGCGAGCCAACGTCGGCCAGGCCCACCGCGCGCCCTCCTTCCTGGAGCTGTACGTGCGCCAGGGCGTGCTGCTGCCCAACCCCGCGCTGCGCCCGGAGCGCGCGCTGTACGCGGACATGGCGGTGGTGCACCGCACCGAGCACTCGCTGGCCTCCGTGGGCGGCTTCTACAGCCTCTACGAGGACCTCATCCTCTATGAGCTGTACCCGCCATTCGCCGCCAAGCCCTACAACTTCGCCGCCGCGAGCGTGACCGGGCTCGAGGCCGAGGGCGAGTGGCGTCCCTACCCCTGGCTGGCGGGCACGCTGGGCTACACGCTGCTCGTCTCGCGCAACCTCCGGGATGACCCGCGCTACTACCGCAAGGAGCTGCCGTACCGGCCCCGCCACAAGCTGAACGCGCGCGTGTCCGGTGGCCCGCGCTGGCTCACCGGGCGCGTGGAGGTGGCGGCGCAGTCCGCGCAGTTCACCAACCGCACCGAGGAGGCCGTGCTGCCGGGACGCACCTTCGTCCACGCCGGCCTCTCGAGCTCCTGGGGACGCTCGCCCGAGCTGACCGTCTCCGTGGAGCTGAAGAACGTCTTCGACGTGCACGCCGAGGACCTGGACGGCTACCCCCTTCCTGGCCGCTCCGCCTACGCGACGCTCGCGGTGGCGTTCGGCGGCCCTTCCCCCACGAACACCCAGCAGAGGATGGACTCGCGATGA
- a CDS encoding AgmX/PglI C-terminal domain-containing protein — MAHPLAMALLALSLSSTPVIPRATGRAPKPPAPVENPKPPPPAPETPQPQRPPRDEPSEQHAQNTQREDPAFAVIRQNTSQIESCFARARARSPRIQGEVVVEWDMTLGGYVEKAQATSNTTGDSELASCIVSAVKGWSFPGRDITHPSHLRHAFRLTVLQ; from the coding sequence ATGGCCCACCCGCTGGCGATGGCACTCCTGGCGCTGTCCCTGAGCAGCACCCCTGTCATCCCGCGAGCCACGGGGCGCGCTCCCAAGCCGCCCGCCCCCGTCGAGAACCCCAAGCCGCCGCCTCCCGCCCCGGAGACGCCGCAGCCTCAGCGGCCGCCGCGCGACGAGCCCTCGGAGCAGCACGCCCAGAACACCCAGCGCGAGGACCCCGCCTTCGCGGTCATCCGACAGAACACCTCGCAGATCGAGAGCTGCTTCGCCCGCGCGCGCGCCCGCTCCCCTCGCATCCAGGGCGAGGTCGTCGTGGAGTGGGACATGACGCTCGGGGGCTACGTCGAGAAGGCGCAGGCCACCAGCAACACGACTGGAGACAGCGAGCTCGCCAGCTGCATCGTCAGCGCCGTGAAGGGCTGGTCGTTCCCGGGACGAGACATCACCCATCCCTCGCACCTGCGCCACGCCTTCCGGCTCACGGTGCTGCAGTAG
- a CDS encoding FecCD family ABC transporter permease yields the protein MRQEGRGVSASRILGLCVAGLVLTVLAFALAVRFGEQPISLSKALGQPKSTDAVIFWSVRLPRALLGLIVGAGLAASGSTLQGLLRNPLADPFVLGVSGGAALGATLALAFGLATVGQVAPGLMGGLSRLSGPALLAFLGAGGSVLFVLAASRGHSARAPYAALLTGVVFNAFASAAITLIKTLSDPDRLGEILFWLAGALGHERGATLGLAALLQAVTIGVMIALSGRLNLMTLGDDDASALGVPVARTRRLLLLATSASVAGAVALTGLIGFVGLIVPHVLRLAFGPDQRLLVPLSALGGAAFLVLADLLARVSFAFFGSEPPVGVITALLGGPLFIALLYRRGGPLGG from the coding sequence GTGAGGCAAGAGGGCAGGGGCGTGAGTGCCTCGCGCATCCTGGGCCTGTGTGTCGCGGGGCTGGTGCTCACCGTGCTCGCCTTCGCCCTGGCCGTCCGCTTCGGCGAGCAGCCCATCTCCCTCTCCAAGGCGCTGGGCCAGCCGAAGTCCACGGACGCCGTCATCTTCTGGTCCGTGCGTCTGCCTCGTGCCCTGCTGGGCCTCATCGTCGGCGCGGGGCTCGCCGCCTCCGGCTCCACCCTCCAGGGCCTGCTGCGCAACCCGCTCGCGGACCCCTTCGTCCTCGGCGTCTCGGGAGGCGCGGCCCTGGGCGCCACGCTCGCGCTCGCCTTCGGCCTGGCCACCGTGGGGCAGGTGGCGCCGGGGCTGATGGGGGGCCTGTCGCGGCTCTCCGGCCCGGCGCTGCTCGCGTTCCTGGGCGCTGGCGGCTCCGTGCTCTTCGTCCTGGCCGCCAGCCGAGGCCACTCCGCCCGCGCGCCCTACGCCGCGCTGCTCACGGGTGTCGTCTTCAACGCCTTCGCCTCCGCCGCCATCACCCTGATCAAGACGCTGTCGGATCCGGACCGGCTGGGGGAGATCCTCTTCTGGCTCGCCGGTGCGCTCGGCCACGAGCGCGGGGCCACGCTCGGGCTCGCCGCGCTCCTGCAGGCCGTCACCATCGGCGTCATGATCGCGCTGTCCGGCCGGCTCAACCTGATGACGCTCGGGGATGATGACGCCTCGGCGCTCGGAGTCCCCGTGGCGCGCACCCGGCGCCTGCTCCTGCTGGCCACCAGCGCCAGTGTCGCCGGGGCCGTGGCGCTCACCGGCCTCATCGGCTTCGTGGGGCTCATCGTCCCGCACGTGCTGCGGCTCGCCTTCGGTCCGGATCAGCGGCTGCTGGTGCCGCTCTCCGCGCTGGGCGGCGCCGCGTTCCTGGTGCTGGCCGATCTGCTGGCGCGCGTGTCCTTCGCCTTCTTCGGCTCCGAGCCGCCCGTCGGCGTCATCACCGCGCTGCTCGGCGGCCCGCTCTTCATCGCCCTGCTGTACCGGCGCGGCGGCCCCCTCGGCGGGTGA